Below is a window of Methylosinus sp. PW1 DNA.
TCGCGCCATAGCGATCGGATCGCCGGCGCGCGCCACCGCCGTGTTGAGCAGCGCCGCGTCGAAGCCGAGCTCCATGACCGCCGCCGCCTGCGATGGCGCGCCGAGGCCGGCGTCCACGATCAGCGGCGTATCGGGAAAATGCGCGCGCAGCGCCCGGAGGCCGAAGAGATTGTTGATCCCGCGGCCGGAGCCGATCGGCGCGGCCCAGGGCATCAGCACGCGGCAGCCGGCGTCCAGCAGCCGCTCCGCGACGACGAGATCCTCTGTCGTATAGGGAAAGACGCAAAAGCCGTCGTCGCTGAGGATGCGCGCCGCCTCCACCAGGCCGAAGACGTCCGGTTGGAGCGTGTCCTCCTCGCCGATGACCTCGAGCTTGATCCAATTGGTTCCGAACAGCTCGCGCGCCATTTGCGCGGTGGCGACGGCCTCCTTGGCCGTGCGGCAGCCGGCGGTGTTGGGCAGCACGCGCACGCCCAGCTCGCGAATGAGCCGCCAAAAGCTCTCGCCCGCGCGCGAGCCTCCGGCCTCCCGCCGCAGCGAGACGGTGACGACCTCCGCCCCCGCGGCGCGGATCGCCTCGGCGAGTATCGCGGGCGAAGGATAGCGCGCCGTGCCGAGCAGGAAGCGGGAGGATAGGACCTCGCCATAGAGGAGGAGAGACGCAGTCATCGCATTCGGCTGGTTCGGGGCTCGACCGGAAACCGCATCGGCCATCAGTGCAGGAACAGCTTTCCGAGCACCAGAAGCGTGAGCGTGATGTTGGTCGCGAGCATCCATTTCACGGTGTTGAACTCGCCCTTCAGCAAGGCGAACTCGTGTTGAACGTCGCTGTCGATTTCCGTGACGATCGTGCTCATGGGCCGACCCTAACATGGAGTGCGTGGAGGAGGTAGCAAGTTCGACGAGCCCCTCACCCTCCCTGCCGCGGCGTGACGATCTCGATCGTATCGTCCTCGACCAGCAGCGTCTCGCCGCGATCCTTGCTGCGCACGAATTCCTGATTCACCGCCGTGGCGATGGTCTGCTCGCTAAAGCCCAATTCCTCGATGAGGCGCTCCAATGTGGGCGCCTCGACCTCGAGCGTCTGCCCATTCACCCTGATTCGCATTCATGACCTCCGGGAAGATCTCGCCCGTGAAGAGGAAGCGCGCGACGCGGCGCGCCAGCGCCGGCGCCAGCAAAAATCCATGCCGATAGAGCCCGTTGATAGAGAGCGTCCGGCCCTGGCGCGAAATGCGCGGCAGATTGTCCGGGAAGGCGGGGCGCACATCCGAGCCTGTCTCGACGATCTCCGCCTCGGCGAAAGCGGGATGAATGGCGAAGGCCGAATTGACCAGCTCGACGATGGAACGCGCGGTGACGCGGGAGCGCTCCTCATTCTCGATCATCGTCGCGCCGACCATGAACACGCCCTGCCCGCGCGGCACCACATAGACCGGGTGGCGCGGATGCAGCATGCGGACGGGGCGGGACAATTCGATCTCCTCGCTGCGCAGCACGAGCATCTCGCCCTTGACGCCGCGCAGCTCCGCCAGCTCGCCGCGCGCGGCGAAGCCGCGGCAATCGACGATCCAATCCGCCCGCGGGACAGAATCGGCGCAGAGCCGGATGCGAACATTGTCCATTGTCTGCAAACATTCGAACAGCGCCGCCATCGCCGCGCGCGGCTCGAGATGCGCCTCCTGCGGAAAATGGAGCCCGGCCGAGAATCGCCCGGCGAGCGCCGGCTCCAGCGCCGCGAGGCCATCGGCGTCCAGCCGCTCGAAACAGCGGGTGCGGCGGGAGAATTCGGTCAGCTCGGCGCGGTCGCGCGGCGGCGCGACGACGAGGCTGCCGGCGATTTTCGCGACGGGAATGTCCTTGGTCCAGAAGGCGAGCGCCTCCTCGCCGAGCGTCGCGACGATGGGCTCGGCGCTCTCCAATTCGCACCAGGGCGCGATCATGCCCCCGGCGAAATGCGAGCAGCCGCGGCCCGGCCCCGCCGCTCTCTCCACCAGCTCGACCTCGGCGCCGAAGGGCGCGCCGGCGCGAGCGATCTCGAAAGCCGCGGTCAGGCCGGCGACGCCGGCGCCGATCACGCCGATCAGCATCGATACGGCCCGATAGGGCCGAGGAATATCAGGAACATGCGACCTCCCTACGCCAGCGCGAACTGGATCAGGTTCGAAGGGTCGCCGAGCCGCTGTCACCAGCCATCCGGCCTCTCAGCCTCTTGCCGCGCGCCGCAGCGCGCAGGCGGCGAGGCTCCCCTGGGCGAGACCGAGATTCGCGCAGGTGGGGCCGCGCGTCAAGCGGGGCCGCCATGGAGGCCGAGCGATGGGGTGGTTTCCTCATCCTCAGGAGGCGGCGCAGCCGCCGTCTCGAAGGACGAGGAAGCCGAGCGCCTGCCGCCACTACTCCTGCGGAGCGCGCGCCGTGATCGTCAGAGCGTGAACGCGCGTCGCCAGCTCCTCGGCGAGCAGCGTGTTGACGATGCGATGCCGCTCGACGAGCCTCTTGCCCGCGAACGCCTCGCTCACCACCTCGACTCGAAAATGGCTCTCGCCGTCCTGGTGGTGGCCGCCATGCCCGGCGTGCTTGTCGGACTCGTCGATCACCTTCAAGGTGACGGGCGCGAGCCCTTCGGTCAGCTTCGAACGGATGCGGGCCTGGACGGCGCCGATATTGCCTTGCTCGGCCATAGTGGAATCCTCCTCGTCGCCTCGGTCCAAGCAAAATTCCCGCCGATTGAAATTGGCGTCGGGTTCCGCTTGCAGCCTGCGGCCAGTCTACCATAATGCAGCGCCATGGATTTGAATTCGCCCCTCTTCGATCGTATCCGCGTGAAGCCCGAGCAGAGGCAGGAGCGCCGCGAGACTCGTTTTCGCTGCGACGCCCCCGGCTGCGAGGCGGAGGGCGCCCATCGCGCGCCCATGGGACGGCTGCGCGAGGGGCAATATTTCTGCTTCTGCCTGGAGCACGTGCGGGAATATAATAATTCATACAATTACTTCAACGGAATGAGCGACGAGGATGTCGCCCGTTACCTGAAGGACGACGCCACCACCGGCCATCGCCCCACCTGGTCCATGGGCGTGAAGCGCGGACAGGCCTCCTTCCGCGAGGACCCGCTGCGGCCCGAGAATTTCGCCGATCCGATGGGCCTCTACCGGCAGCGGGCGCATCGCGCCCGGCCGCAGGCGGAGGCGAGCCCGCGCTATTCGGCGGTGACGATCAAGGCGCTGAATGCGCTCGGATTGGATGAGACCGCCGGTGCGGAGGCGATAAAGACGCGCTATAAGGAGCTCGTCAAACGTCACCATCCCGACGCCAATGGCGGAGATCGCTCCTGCGAGGAAAGACTGCGGGAGATCATTCACGCATATAAGACGTTGCGGGCCGCCAAGCTCGTTTGAACAAGCGTTTGACCAGGCCTTGCCGGCGCGAATGTCGCGAGCGCGCGTCGGCGAAACGGAGGATCAATGTCAACCCCAAGCGACAAAGCGGCCGGGTCCGCGCCCCTGCCGGACCTCAAAGTCTCCGTGCGCCAGCTATTCGGCATCGACTCCGATCTCGAGGTTCCCGCCTATTCCGAGCGGACCGAGCATGTCCCGGACAAGGATCCCGACTATCTCTTCGACCGCGAGACGACGCTCGCCATTCTCGCCGGTTTCGCCCGCAACCGCCGCGTGATGGTCACGGGCTATCACGGCACCGGCAAATCGACGCATATCGAGCAGGTGGCCGCGCGGCTCAACTGGCCTTGCGTGCGCGTCAATCTGGACAGCCATGTCTCGCGCATCGATCTCGTCGGCAAGGACGCGATCGTGCTGAAGGACGGCAAGCAGGTGACGGAGTTCCGCGACGGCATTCTGCCCTGGGCGCTCCAGCACAATATCGCGCTGTGCTTCGACGAATATGACGCCGGCCGCCCGGATGTGATGTTCGTCATTCAGCGCGTGCTGGAAGTCTCCGGCCGGCTGACGCTGCTCGATCAGAACCGCGTCATCCGTCCGCATCCCGCCTTCCGCCTCTTTGCCACCGCCAACACGGTCGGCCTCGGCGACACATCGGGCCTCTATCACGGCACGCAGCAGATCAATCAGGGCCAGATGGACCGCTGGTCCATCGTCTCGACGCTCAATTATCTGCCGCATGACGCCGAGACCAATATCGTGCTCGCCAAGGTGAAGAGCTTCAACGCCACCAAGGAAGGCCGCGACGCCATCAATAAGATGGTGCGCGTCGCCGACCTCTCGCGCAACGCCTTCATGTCCGGCGATCTCTCCACGGTGATGAGCCCGCGCACGGTCATCACCTGGGCGGAGAATTCCGAGATATTCGGCGATGTCGGCTTCGCCTTCCGGCTCACCTTCCTGAACAAATGCGACGAGCTCGAGCGTCCGCTCGTCGCCGAGTTCTACCAGCGCTGCTTCGGCAAGGAATTGCCCGAGAGCGCGGTGAATGTGGTGATGTCCTGAGCCCTCGAGCGCAACCTATCCACCCTCCCCTTTAGGGGGGAGGGGCGGCCGGCGCTTGCGACGGGCGTTCTTTATGGAACGCCCTACGGCCGGACGGGATGGGTGAAACTGCCGAGACTCGGGAGCATCCCCTCCCGAGCGCGCTCGTTCCCTCTCATGCGCGACGGCTTTAGGATAGGACTATCATCCTCCCACGCCGAAGCGCCCGGCCGCCTCGCGGCGGCGGGGGAGGAGGGGCGGCTCGGGACGCTCCGACACCTTTCGGCCGCAGCGCGAAGAGATATTCGTGGTTTCGGAGCGTCCCGAAACGCCGCTTCGCCTTCTCGTCGACGTCCCGAGGCGCTTTCGGACCCGCGAATTCTGGGTTTTCACGGGCAAGACCCGATCGCTTCCGAATGCCTGGGATCACGGAACGGCTCTCGCCCTCCCTATGGACGGGAGAGAAACGCCGGCCCGGCGACGCGCCGCCTGTCCAGGGACGGGGGTCGCCGTCCCGGATGGAGCCGGCCCCCGCCCGCGGTCCATGACCCGAGGAACGCGCCCTTGCGTCGGCGGGAGCGAGAGGGATATAGGAATATTTTCAGGATGCGTCAAGGGGCGGCGCGAACAGATGACGACAGCTATTCAGGAAATGGTATCGTCGGGTGACGCCTTCTTCCGGCGACGACGTTTCACGGGACGAGATAGCTGCAATGTAGGTATCTCGTCGGGGTGCGCAACTGCTCTCTGGAATGCCCGGACTGCCGGAATATCACGGCGCAAAATAAGAGATAGGAGGGTCAGGAGGTCTGGGCCTATCTGTCGATCATCGAGTGTAGGGCTGCTAGCCCCGTAATAGGCGTCGACGTTGTGTCCGATACCCACACCATAAAGCTCAACTTCGCCCAGCGACCTTATCCACGCAGCGCTTGATTGGAGGTGGGCATTCAGGAAAGCCGCGGGGTTCACCGACACGGTTGAATCGTCGACGGGAGCGCCATCGCTCAAAGCAACGAGGATTTTACGTTCGGCATGACGGCGCTGCAAACGGGAATAGGCCCATAAGAGGGCTTCGCCGTCGATGTTTTCTTTTATAAGGCCCTCCCTAATCATAGCCGAGAAGTTGATGTCTGCTTCCTGAAACGTCTCGTCGAAGCTCTTGTATACAATGTGGCGGAGATCATTCAAGCGGCCAGGA
It encodes the following:
- a CDS encoding thiazole synthase; translated protein: MTASLLLYGEVLSSRFLLGTARYPSPAILAEAIRAAGAEVVTVSLRREAGGSRAGESFWRLIRELGVRVLPNTAGCRTAKEAVATAQMARELFGTNWIKLEVIGEEDTLQPDVFGLVEAARILSDDGFCVFPYTTEDLVVAERLLDAGCRVLMPWAAPIGSGRGINNLFGLRALRAHFPDTPLIVDAGLGAPSQAAAVMELGFDAALLNTAVARAGDPIAMARAFALAIEAGRAAYLSGLMEPRDMAAPSTPVLGRAFGDGFEA
- the thiS gene encoding sulfur carrier protein ThiS → MERLIEELGFSEQTIATAVNQEFVRSKDRGETLLVEDDTIEIVTPRQGG
- a CDS encoding FAD-dependent oxidoreductase translates to MLIGVIGAGVAGLTAAFEIARAGAPFGAEVELVERAAGPGRGCSHFAGGMIAPWCELESAEPIVATLGEEALAFWTKDIPVAKIAGSLVVAPPRDRAELTEFSRRTRCFERLDADGLAALEPALAGRFSAGLHFPQEAHLEPRAAMAALFECLQTMDNVRIRLCADSVPRADWIVDCRGFAARGELAELRGVKGEMLVLRSEEIELSRPVRMLHPRHPVYVVPRGQGVFMVGATMIENEERSRVTARSIVELVNSAFAIHPAFAEAEIVETGSDVRPAFPDNLPRISRQGRTLSINGLYRHGFLLAPALARRVARFLFTGEIFPEVMNANQGEWADARGRGAHIGAPHRGIGL
- a CDS encoding BolA family transcriptional regulator, with protein sequence MAEQGNIGAVQARIRSKLTEGLAPVTLKVIDESDKHAGHGGHHQDGESHFRVEVVSEAFAGKRLVERHRIVNTLLAEELATRVHALTITARAPQE
- a CDS encoding J domain-containing protein, with protein sequence MDLNSPLFDRIRVKPEQRQERRETRFRCDAPGCEAEGAHRAPMGRLREGQYFCFCLEHVREYNNSYNYFNGMSDEDVARYLKDDATTGHRPTWSMGVKRGQASFREDPLRPENFADPMGLYRQRAHRARPQAEASPRYSAVTIKALNALGLDETAGAEAIKTRYKELVKRHHPDANGGDRSCEERLREIIHAYKTLRAAKLV
- the cobS gene encoding cobaltochelatase subunit CobS, translating into MSTPSDKAAGSAPLPDLKVSVRQLFGIDSDLEVPAYSERTEHVPDKDPDYLFDRETTLAILAGFARNRRVMVTGYHGTGKSTHIEQVAARLNWPCVRVNLDSHVSRIDLVGKDAIVLKDGKQVTEFRDGILPWALQHNIALCFDEYDAGRPDVMFVIQRVLEVSGRLTLLDQNRVIRPHPAFRLFATANTVGLGDTSGLYHGTQQINQGQMDRWSIVSTLNYLPHDAETNIVLAKVKSFNATKEGRDAINKMVRVADLSRNAFMSGDLSTVMSPRTVITWAENSEIFGDVGFAFRLTFLNKCDELERPLVAEFYQRCFGKELPESAVNVVMS